A part of Solibacillus sp. FSL H8-0538 genomic DNA contains:
- a CDS encoding sigma 54-interacting transcriptional regulator, with the protein MKPSDLSKVYEFMTEQIQTGLCAIDESGRVIIYNKKMRELTGESIQEVAQRFVSESLDFNHEHNILHNVLQSGQSLCHVKHTFWNKKGEEVTIISDYFPLVQEDGSKIAIQFARDVSQLEFLMDRPLSRYGAPLTFDIITAVSTAMRQVIQQAKIAAMGRIPVLLIGDSGTGKDMIAEGIHHELAEKNEMFITLICHRNEDMLLKQLETYIAEAENYTFFAVRIEYLSMSAQDRITKLLEAHKERKHVFIASIGEDPIDLIQQGRLSKNLYYLFSNLTIKVPSLHERREDIMPFIEDYFSRRRINYGIHVKGLSKEVEQVFLNYDWPGNLKELEVLLDDISLLLTNEEYVEMSMLPAYFKWKLKQTQSPKESNPLLLNFNNEQGLRPLDEYLREVEDYYIAYALQLNDGNISQTAKALGIHRQGLQYRLKRK; encoded by the coding sequence ATGAAACCTAGCGATCTTAGCAAGGTATATGAGTTCATGACAGAACAAATCCAAACTGGCTTATGTGCAATCGATGAAAGCGGTCGAGTCATAATATATAATAAAAAAATGCGTGAACTAACGGGTGAGTCGATTCAAGAGGTTGCACAACGATTTGTTTCAGAATCATTAGACTTCAATCATGAGCACAATATTTTACATAACGTACTCCAATCTGGACAGTCCTTATGCCATGTTAAACATACATTTTGGAATAAAAAAGGTGAAGAAGTAACAATTATTAGTGACTACTTTCCACTTGTCCAAGAGGATGGTTCAAAAATTGCTATTCAGTTTGCTCGTGATGTTTCACAACTAGAGTTTTTAATGGATCGACCACTGAGTCGCTATGGTGCGCCGTTAACATTCGATATTATTACGGCAGTTTCAACAGCAATGCGTCAAGTTATTCAGCAAGCAAAAATTGCTGCCATGGGTCGGATTCCAGTTTTGTTAATTGGTGACTCCGGAACCGGAAAAGATATGATTGCAGAAGGGATTCACCATGAGCTAGCAGAAAAAAATGAAATGTTCATTACGCTTATTTGTCACCGCAATGAAGATATGTTATTAAAACAACTAGAAACCTATATTGCCGAAGCTGAAAATTACACCTTCTTTGCAGTACGTATAGAGTATCTTTCAATGTCAGCACAAGATCGTATTACAAAACTGCTCGAAGCACATAAAGAGCGTAAACATGTGTTTATTGCAAGTATTGGTGAAGACCCAATTGACTTAATTCAGCAAGGACGATTATCCAAAAATTTATACTATTTATTTTCAAATTTAACTATTAAAGTACCGTCATTACATGAAAGACGTGAAGATATTATGCCCTTCATCGAAGACTATTTTTCTCGTAGACGCATCAACTATGGGATTCATGTAAAAGGCTTATCAAAAGAAGTCGAACAAGTTTTTCTAAATTATGATTGGCCAGGTAATTTAAAAGAACTTGAGGTTTTGCTTGATGATATTAGTCTACTCCTAACAAATGAAGAATATGTGGAAATGTCGATGTTACCCGCCTATTTCAAGTGGAAACTAAAGCAAACACAGTCACCAAAAGAAAGTAATCCACTCTTATTGAACTTTAATAATGAGCAGGGGTTACGTCCATTAGATGAGTATTTGCGTGAAGTAGAAGACTACTATATTGCATATGCGCTGCAACTCAATGACGGCAATATTTCACAAACAGCAAAAGCGCTAGGCATTCATCGCCAAGGCTTACAATACCGTCTAAAACGAAAATAA
- a CDS encoding proline dehydrogenase family protein, producing the protein MKLKDLFISLSENRTLNSAAQKYGLKFGAQNVVAGTNIDEAIESIKELNKHGISCTIDNLGEFVFEKSEALAAKQQILAVIERINADQVDAHISLKPSQLGLDIDYDFCYENLKEIVSIAHQYGIFVNFDMENYTRLHTSFQLLESLNEHYDNVGTVIQAYFFESDQNIERYKNFRLRLVKGAYKEDPSVAFQTKKEIDQKFIEQIEYHLLHGKFTSIATHDHNVINHVKQFVKQHQISNEKFEFQMLYGFRKDMQLSLAKEGYNFCTYLPFGSDWYGYFMRRLAERPQNLTLVTKQVFNKKTNMLLGIGTAAFVLGRVTKRKS; encoded by the coding sequence ATGAAGTTAAAGGACCTTTTTATTTCTCTTTCGGAGAATAGAACATTAAATTCTGCTGCACAAAAGTACGGTCTTAAATTCGGGGCGCAAAATGTCGTTGCAGGTACAAATATCGACGAAGCAATCGAAAGCATCAAGGAATTAAATAAACATGGCATTTCATGCACAATTGATAATTTAGGCGAATTTGTTTTCGAAAAATCTGAAGCACTTGCAGCAAAACAGCAGATTTTAGCTGTGATTGAACGAATTAATGCCGACCAAGTGGATGCACATATTTCACTTAAACCTTCTCAGCTTGGTTTAGATATTGATTATGATTTTTGTTATGAAAACTTAAAAGAAATCGTGTCAATTGCTCATCAGTATGGTATATTTGTTAATTTCGATATGGAAAATTATACTCGTCTTCATACGTCATTCCAATTGCTAGAGTCATTAAATGAGCACTATGACAATGTGGGTACAGTTATTCAAGCGTATTTCTTCGAATCAGATCAAAATATTGAGCGTTATAAAAACTTCCGTCTACGTCTGGTTAAAGGGGCATACAAAGAAGACCCAAGTGTAGCATTCCAAACGAAAAAAGAAATTGATCAAAAATTTATCGAGCAAATTGAGTATCATCTACTCCACGGTAAGTTCACGTCGATTGCTACACATGACCACAATGTGATTAACCATGTAAAGCAGTTTGTTAAACAGCATCAGATTTCGAATGAGAAATTTGAGTTCCAAATGCTGTATGGCTTCCGTAAAGATATGCAACTCAGCCTTGCCAAAGAAGGTTACAACTTCTGTACTTATTTACCGTTCGGAAGTGATTGGTACGGTTATTTCATGCGTCGCCTAGCTGAACGCCCACAAAATTTAACGCTAGTAACAAAGCAAGTATTTAATAAAAAGACCAATATGCTACTTGGTATTGGTACAGCCGCATTTGTCCTAGGACGTGTTACAAAACGTAAGTCGTAA